From a region of the uncultured Jannaschia sp. genome:
- a CDS encoding methylated-DNA--[protein]-cysteine S-methyltransferase, producing the protein MTGTRTPLDTPLGQLHLVADSGALAAIHWPDAPPDLPLDPDALPEVRAQLAAYFDGRLTRFDLALAPGGTPFQQEVWRALRDIPQGRTRSYGEIAAAIGRPKGAQAVGQANGANPIPIVIPCHRVVANDGGIGGFSGGLDIKRRLLAHEGAPFEAEQPRLL; encoded by the coding sequence GTGACGGGCACGCGCACCCCGCTCGACACGCCGCTCGGCCAACTGCATCTCGTGGCCGACAGCGGCGCGCTGGCCGCGATCCACTGGCCCGACGCGCCCCCGGACCTGCCGCTCGACCCGGACGCGCTGCCCGAGGTCCGCGCCCAGCTCGCCGCCTATTTTGACGGGCGCCTGACGCGCTTCGACCTCGCGCTGGCCCCCGGTGGCACGCCGTTTCAGCAGGAGGTCTGGCGCGCGCTCCGCGACATCCCGCAGGGCCGGACCCGCAGCTACGGCGAGATCGCCGCCGCCATCGGCCGGCCGAAGGGCGCGCAGGCCGTCGGGCAGGCCAACGGCGCCAACCCGATCCCCATCGTGATCCCCTGCCACCGCGTCGTCGCCAATGACGGCGGGATCGGCGGGTTCTCGGGCGGGCTCGACATCAAGCGGCGGCTGCTCGCCCATGAGGGTGCGCCGTTCGAGGCCGAGCAGCCACGGCTTCTCTAG